Genomic DNA from Apium graveolens cultivar Ventura unplaced genomic scaffold, ASM990537v1 ctg4527, whole genome shotgun sequence:
ttctaCATCCTCTCGCaacggagatttctctaacttctgctgtctatcaaagctattcacttttatccttatctgtttctggcagagttaagaatttacaaagcaagagtgagccaaaaatgcccagcaagtatataatttgagttttaacattaatatcaaaagaaagacttccggacaaaatcttaaaacaatctTAAGCAATTCTATTTATTTGGGTGAGCAAATACatgttggctgtcaccagcctttaactaaaatccaaaaatgatgaGCGATTCCCCGActcatctcctgaatcagggttttgtctggttttggaatcataaaaccttttaagagagaatgccgttaatggcgatcaataacaaattagactggacactaaaaccaatatatgcactatatcctgctgatcaatcaagatacagtgcggatctatacccaactgtataggtccattcaggtacctaggcactaCGACCCATTTCGAGGCACtagtcatatcccggtcctcaggattaagacacacttaatccccaaaacattatcattatccagcccatggagtattttgatgtcaaatcctTTTGAATTGAAagcatcccaattcagggttcgcaaataacccaaaaCAATGGGTATATGCtcacgagagcaatcgaattacaggaacaagaataaaagaacatgcataatcagagtaattgcagcgaaatgtcaaacatttaactattctgaatttagaatatgATCGATTAAATAATTACagaaaatcaggaatacttgcctcaataagctgtaaccactattatcggttgacttttggaTTTCCTTGAACATgtggctttatcgtcaaactactatcttattctggatacgatcccaacattcagacccttcagttagaacttcattgatctcgacgtctaatcactagatcgttcctagtccgatgtcacgtctcgggtcttccgtctaaaacctacagggttgaaataccctaattcagataaccgcttaagcttaacatcaaatcgctatCCTATTCTACAcatacgatttcataactgaattaatatttatatgtattatcgaaatacacatagcaattatggttcacatcttcaaaaatcagttcggtatttaatttcgggaaatacatatatttatcgttttgaaaaatagagtaatcgattattcacaaaatatcttgtcacgtcacgtaAATATGTTTCATAAACTTCAATTATATCCTCGTTCAAAGTTACTGacaattataggttacgttcccgtattttcggaatttattttcccgaaaatcgggcaatgtttcctctatttatcggcctacccgtcgaatcatttcgacgtcaatcacaacaacaattcAATCACACAAAAATAACCAATCACCCACAACTACAATTCATAATTTCCAAACACCAATGTAATCTCAATTATTTATCATGGTTATTCGCATTTCTATATTTTAATTCGTAATCAAATAAAACAtcaatttcataattttttaaatatttttgggaTACGTAATATGTCCGCAATTACGGATTTAACGAATGAACTTGATAGTGCATAACAGGCagaaaatttccagaataattttaaaatccctgaaatattccaaacttaataaaattaaaatttcatgatttttgaatcattctggaattaaatactgattttacaattaaatacaatcagaaaatcatttagtgataaataatcaataaaatattgatttctatgttttataaactcctaaaaataagaaataaaattatagagcaacaaaaataattttaggagaaattttagcatttatgagaacatttattcaataaaatcattttaaaatgaattaaatgcatatagcttgataattaattacaaaattaatctccaCATCAAACAATCACAAACAATCAATACCATAATAACACATAGCCGacagacccatcacatattttatttagttaataatttgataactacatttacagatcggttccgaaaataagttacttagccgctaagtaactaaaaaggcgatacgattttaataccggaattggataattatcaaaacagagcttcctataaaatactttatacgaaattaaggtgataatgtctcaccttttgagaatatggattcttatcgatatataaaatgatttgcgtatcgaaaatttcacaccgggactcgtacaggtcaaaccgtaccccggatcgaaaaagtcaaaacctgaaaagtgttcaaaattatcagattaggttaggaaggagttttcggaagagtttcgggttgtaaaaacgtaaaaacgattgaagtggaatgatttctgattctaaaaagtaattttatatttatgtaaaaataatcattattaatcaTATAAATCctcataaaatcatataataatccaaaaattaccagaaaaataccaaaattatctagatttaattctggataattggaaattaaaatatctaaattttatcagaaataaacatccaaatattattatccatcatcaaataattcaccaaaattcacataaaaatcacataataattatttattgaaaaaaataattacataaatttcccagacgttacagctaataggaatttaagatttgaatctttaatatcatattccttgtccactagtgacaagccattcaagagtttgacaaatctgtcatataaatcagttaatgactcatcaggctttgagtcaaagtgctcatactcttgagtgagtatagtcttcatgttcttcttgattgaatcagttccctgacaccttgtttccaaagcatcccatatctcttttgcagtcttgcattgaattaccctatttgacatgacattatcagtggcactatgcagcaattgtcttacctttgcatcatttgcaattgatgagatatcttcagcagtgtaatcacttttcttctttggtacagactttgatggctgacctgcaacttccacagagagtttggttggcatatgtggtccttcattaatcctgtcgagatattctggatctgtagcttccagaaacatagccatcttcactttccatatggaatactcagaaggtctcaacatgggaactcttatagtctcatatcaactatgggttatggtttttggaggttcttcagttttggtaggcttggttggagtttcttcttcagacatgatttttttttatcttaaactgtatgtgtgttaacagatagctctgataccacttgttaggtcacacacactgtaaaagggggttgaatacagtgtttactacaatcaaatcgaatataagaactcaagtaacagaacacagattttattcaacacaataaactctgttacaaagaactgttatctctcagcgatgaacaaattatcacgagagctgctagggttacaaagaataatgacttcgattaagataacacatatagtgtaaaccctatgtctatgtttatataatacacagttacaagataatgttctaattgatattttatataattctgcttcctaaaatatatcaatcagttatcttttcttccaagtattctattcttcataaaattccttcttcatgcatatttcttcttgcgtttgtcttgatcttctttccatTCAATCAGCctcctgccttatctgaaagtctccttaagtcctgatattatctcctgataaatgtCTCCTGATAACTTgagttctgataacttaagttttgatatcttaagtcctgatttcagtataagtacggatttccagttaagtactgatttgtcctgttaagtaagatctgaaaacttaaacacaaatcatattagccatgacatcacaaatatatctaacattacctcctatacttttataggcttctggaccaaataagtctaaatgcaaaagttctaagggtttagaagtagataccattttctttgctttgtgagtacttctaattttcttgcctaattggcatgccgaacacacctcagtcttgacatacttgattttaggtaaacctctgactagcttcttctttgaaagcTTGTTAAGGAAGTCCATGTGAGCATGACCCAATCTTCTATGCTAAACATAAGGATCAGTGTCTATTGTAGCAAGACAACAAGCTGTTTTCTGCAACTCAAAgtacaaaaaatatatatttccttcccttctagAAACTAGGGGGACTTTGTTAGTACTAATAGTAATAATACACTTATCAATACCAAAGTTAACAGTATTACCATCATAATATAACTGACTTATGCTAAGAAGATTATATTTAAGGCCTTTAACATATTGAACTTTATCAATTGAAATGTGtttattacctattttacctTTTTCCAAGGGTTTGAAGAGTTTTGCTATCGCCAATAGTcactcttccaccctttttcatctgaagactcaagaattgtgctttgtccccactcatatgtctagtacatccgctatccaagatccattgagttgatttgactcgagcggcaagacacatctacaaaacaaataaaacaactcaaccttttggtacccaaagtTTGTTGGGTCCGACATGGCTACCAGATAAAAcatataaaacatgtaaatcagatttatttatccatttttggataaatctaGGTGATTTATCTCTGCCAGCCTGATGATAGTAAGCTGTCTTTGTTCTGCCATTCTGAACATAGTAAGTTGTTTTCTGTTTGTTTCCTCCATGGTATGATTTTTGTCCATTCTGAACTCTGTAATATTTTTCAAGATGCCCTTTCTTTCTACATCTGTTGCATATCTTCCAAGGCATAGCATAATCATAAGGTATGCCATATTTTCCTTCATATCTTAGAGCTTTGTCCTTCTTGTTGACATTCATTCTAAGTCCTTCTCTGACCAATGGAATATTTGTGTTGTTCATCATTGATTTGAGACTCTCTTCTCCTTGAACAAAAGATCCCATGCCCCTTTTCAGATCCTCAACTTCTTTTTTGAGCAGATCAATCTTTTCAGCTTgctgacttatgatttcagcttgctgagatggttcttctgcttgatttgaaggtgTTGCATCTATTGATTCTCTAAGTTTGAACAGCTTCAAACATTCACCTCTTGCTTTaatctccttctttaactctgtgatctccattaattgagtcttgtttcttttaaggagaattttgttgaagttttccacatgactgactttagcttgaagatccttgatttcagcctctttgtcagcttgtgtaggtaccttcttgtcaatccaactatccactttgttcatcaaatcttgaaccatagtcttgagataattattcttctcttttagcttgcTATTTTCAGATTTAAGAGAATAATATTCTCCCATAGATACATTCTCATATTCCTGCATGGTTAGTGGTTCcaaaacaatattttcagaagataaattatatttacaagagtttacctcactctgatcttcttctgaatcactttctaggtagccactttctgaatttcctcgaacagaatcatcatcaagtccaactagggcaagattaatcatgtctccacttgaatcatcactggaaaccgagtcatcatcactccaagtcattagagctttagctttcttcttatctTTGATGACAATTTGATGTTTTGACTTCAATTTGTAGCAGTCCCGCTTATAAtggcctggctttccacattcaaagcatgtctGATCTTTAGAATCCTTGTTGACCTTTTTGTTGTTGGAAAATCTGCCTTTATCTCTTTTCAGCATGTTCTTCTTCTCGATCATCTTCCTGATCTTCCTGGATATTAAAGCTAATTCTTCATCCGTCTCatcttcagattccagtaagttgtcattagtgtgaagagctaactgcttcatttgagcaactggagcttgcatagaacttgattggctttccttgattttgctttcaaattgttCTAATTCTGCAAAAACAGCCAATTGATCCATAGTATCTATAGTTGGAGAGGATTCCAAAGCGGTTACCTTTGGTTCATAGATAAATGGCACAACACTAAGTATCTTCATGTTAATTTCCTCTTGAGGGATATGTTTGCCAAGTTGCTTTAAGGCATTTAGATTTGTCTGGAATCTAGCTTGACTTTCTCGAATAGTTTCTCAATCTCgaagcttgaaatttccaaactcattcattagttTGCTCAATTTCACATTCTTTAAGCTCTTGGATCCTTCGTGATACAATTTcaaagtatcccatatctctttagctgatTTGCACGAAGAGACTTTATCACATTCACTAGGACATAACCCATTCATGAGAGAATTCTTAGCCTTTCCATTGAATCTGTATTTGAGTAATTCAGCCTCCGTGAGATCATCAATGTCTTTCACTTTTCTTTCTTTATCCTTGAATTTAAATGGACCCTTCTGAACAACTTTAAAAGCTAGTGGCTCCCTGGATAAATACACTTTCATGCGACCTTTCCACCAGTTGTAGTTTTCTGTACCAAGCAAAAGAGGTGCCCGGTAATCCGAGgttccttcgggatatttgtcaTCCATTTTGATCGAATACTATTCTTGTTACAGAAAGATTAGTATAccaatgctctgataccaactgaaattacacctagaaggggggtgaataggtgattatggctaactaggattacttttaaatttaacccgataatagcttactcAGATTTTACCAAACGAACTATGATCTAACAATGATAGTAAGCTAAGATGAttaaatgcaatgcagaaaataatgtgcagaaaagtaaatagaacacacaagaattttagccaggttcgacccctatgcccctatggtctacgtcctggtcccttaccaacttggtaagagaatattattgatcaatgaaagttacaactacaagatacaataatatatctccctttatccccgctgctgataatggcttgctgaaaccctgtttaagaacctgctctctaagtaatatactaccccgtagtacaaactcctctagcaagtaccactaaacccttgtttcccttagccaactatccagcaactaatcaatacgaattgaacaatacaaatcgAATGATAAagtgattacaactcaaactatagactctctaagataaacacgtgtatataattaagagctcgagagtattttgaaatcaataaagTTCAGGAGTTGTGTGTTCTTGCTTGCAATTCGTTCGTACTTTAAAAGCTGCAAGATTCAATATATATAACCATACATTAATGTTTGAAAATAacctcaacaaattacaacggctagaatccaattctaccgtgtaagatcgtTTGGATGGTTTTCCAACGTTCATGtatacgttagatagaagagaaacaaAGATGTCCAACGTTCAGAAAATATATCTTCTATTTTGTACAGTATAAAACGTTTTAACAATTTATAGAAGatagagtttgaaagagaaacaaactcctattctttaggaaatcaatttgaataagtaaaaatgttttataattgagctctatatataatgcacgtatattatattagagaagtccttacaactgatatataagaagatcctataatatctccatgaaattcgacttccttgttgaatctggactgtgcatcttggcttaCTCTTATTCTGACACTGTTGATCATAACTTGCTGAGATACACTAATGTCTTATAACAGCTTGCTACAATTATGCTTAAAATGACAAAGTCATTAAGCTGTGACTACTTGCAAACAAGCTTGGATAACAGAATAATAGCTTGCTGTattgatcatcaaaactaagggaTTTACATAATGTGTATTAACTATTAAGAATTAATTGATTATAGGATTATTTGATCTTCGACTAGGAGataattataatttgaattaagTTTAAAAGAGTCAAAGATACAtgttttttcttatttttaatattaataatatttttgaaaatcttGTTAATTATTTTTTAGGAAGGTATTAAGTAAACAACCAATCATAACCTATTACGCTTGAAATTGCATAAAACATGTGAGATGCAttgtttaattttaatatttattttcatattattattataattatatttactttttttataaaaggtaaattatgaaataaaaaataataattttttgaaatatatgattttaattttaatataaattatttaatcttattttcttttccaaatttatttattaatttttcgATCCAAATATATATTTGATATAAATAGTCAAAGGAGAAGGTTTTTAATAGCAGTCCTATGACAACTGCTGTGTGGGAACTAACTGCTGTGTGGGAACTATGCGGACTAATGGTTGTATAACTTATCTAATGATTGTATAACTTATCTATACTAGTTTTGTACCCGTGCGATTCACGggataattataattttttgttaattttttttgaagatttattcttaatttaactaatttttaataaaataattttatttcctaaataaattttatgttcttcactaataatgtatttttttttaaaaaatgtattttttgtacttatatatttaattattattgtaGTATTATATTTTACATTGATAACCTAAGTATAACATATatgttataatttatttaatttatttcattatttgatttttttttcatattataaatttataaatagaatattttaatcatatcatataatatatttacgtaattatttttttatttttatatatgtttTTCATAATCTTGTGGAGTTTgattattttatatcatttaagaaaatataattataattaacaTAATATGTTTATGTagttatttttatataattcacaTAATATGTTTATGtagttatttttattttatttacataTTTTCTTTTCTCAATATTGTGGAGTTTGATCAAAATAGTTTTTTatgattattattatatttctttctaatttttattttttataaatgcgtaattatagtttaatttcttaattaattatctaTTTATAAAGATTATTAGGTATTTTCATGTTAGAATAGATGAAATACATTTagtatataatatattttattggatttatatttaaattttaatttttaatagtttttattattattattactattattattttttttattattattattattatacttACACTTTCACACGTGTTTTCATGGTACTTTAAATGTATTCATtagatttaaattttaattttaaattttaataatttattattattattattattattatatttctaacttattatattaattttttttaacaaaatgaTACTATTTTAACCCGATTATAAATAATTTGttaattgttacttatatttatattttttaaaataattatttcttgtatta
This window encodes:
- the LOC141702026 gene encoding uncharacterized protein LOC141702026, with the protein product MDDKYPEGTSDYRAPLLLGTENYNWWKGRMKVYLSREPLAFKVVQKGPFKFKDKERKVKDIDDLTEAELLKYRFNGKAKNSLMNGLCPSECDKVSSCKSAKEIWDTLKLYHEGSKSLKNVKLSKLMNEFGNFKLRD